The Mastomys coucha isolate ucsf_1 unplaced genomic scaffold, UCSF_Mcou_1 pScaffold11, whole genome shotgun sequence genome includes a window with the following:
- the Mroh6 gene encoding maestro heat-like repeat-containing protein family member 6, which translates to MAGGVWGRGRDGPVGCLTLTALAEGIRANQGQPVGPSSTGPQAEPQELGPEAEPYIQTLTPAIEAQPGNEVVAPTAGSEICSPHNAQEPAPERLYQVSQYSWEQGTLADLALYTAACLEEAGYAGTQATALTLSSALEARGQRLEDQVHGLVRGLLAQVPSLAEGRPRRAALRVLSALALEHAQDVVCALLPSSLPPDRAASELWRSLSRNQRVNGQVLVQLLWALKGAAGPESEALAATRALGEMLAVSGCVGATRGFYPHLLLALVTQLHELAQGAHSPDSPKVWEHSHRGPPHSHASCTVEALKALLTGDGGRMVVTCMEQAGGWRRLVGAHTHLEGVLLLASAMVAHADHHLRGLFADLLPRLRSANNPQRLTAMAFFTGLLQSQSTAQLLREEVILERLRTWQGDPEPTVRWLGLLGLDHLAMNRGKIRHVNTLLPVLLRALGEGDVRLVGAALGALRRLLLQPGAPVRLLSSELRPRLPPLLDDARDSVRASAVGLLGTLVRRGQRGLRLGLRGPLRKLVLQSLVPLLLRLHDSSQDAAESSEWTLARCDQALRWGLLEEMVTVAHYDSPEALSRVCHRLVQRYPNHVQHFLSQTQGYLRSPQDTLRRAATVLIGFLVYHTRPKGVSQDLLDSLFQDLGQLQGDPESAVSSAAHVSAQQVALLARAQVQTHRPNLFRFIRHHSYPTRPHPLYDDSPFLRRSLVGRWSCLEPR; encoded by the exons ATGGCTGGGGGTGTGTGGGGTCGGGGCCGGGATGGCCCTGTGGGCTGCCTAACTCTGACAGCCCTGGCGGAAGGAATCCGGGCTAATCAGGGGCAGCCGGTGGGACCCTCTTCTACAGGCCCTCAGGCTGAGCCCCAGGAGCTTGGACCCGAGGCTGAGCCCTATATTCAAACACTCACCCCTGCCATTGAGGCCCAGCCTGGGAATGAAGTGGTTGCCCCCACAGCTGGTAGTGAGATCTGTTCCCCACACAATGCCCAGGAGCCAGCCCCCGAGAGACTATACCAG GTTTCCCAGTATTCCTGGGAGCAAGGAACCCTTGCAGACCTTGCGTTGTATACAGCTGCATGTCTGGAGGAGGCTGGCTATGCTGGGACCCAGGCAACAGCGCTCACTCTGTCCTCAGCCCTAGAAGCCCGGGGGCAGCGGCTGGAGGACCAG GTCCACGGTCTGGTGCGTGGGCTGCTGGCACAGGTGCCTAGCCTGGCAGAGGGGAGACCCCGGAGGGCAGCCCTACGGGTGCTGAGTGCACTGGCTCTGGAGCATGCGCAGGACGTGGTGTGTGCGCTGCTACCCAGTTCGCTACCCCCGGACCG GGCGGCCTCTGAGCTGTGGCGAAGCCTAAGTCGGAACCAGCGAGTAAACGGGCAGGTGCTGGTGCAACTGCTGTGGGCATTGAAGGGCGCGGCGGGTCCTGAGTCTGAGGCACTGGCA GCCACCCGCGCTCTTGGTGAGATGTTGGCCGTCTCTGGCTGCGTGGGAGCCACTCGAGGCTTCTACCCTCACCTGCTGCTAGCACTGGTCACACAGCTGCATGAGCTGGCTCAAGGTGCTCATTCCCCCGACAGCCCTAAGGTTTGGGAGCATTCTCACCGAGGGCCACCTCACAGCCATGCCAG CTGCACAGTGGAGGCCTTAAAGGCTCTGCTCACTGGGGATGGTGGTCGAATGGTGGTCACATGTATGGAGCAAGCAGGAGGCTGGAGGAGACTGGTAGGAGCCCATACGCACCTGGAGGGTGTCCTGCTGCTGGCCAG TGCCATGGTGGCGCACGCTGATCACCATCTGCGAGGCCTTTTTGCAGACTTGCTCCCCCGGCTACGAAGCGCCAACAACCCGCAGCGCCTCACAGCTATGGCTTTCTTTACTGGG CTGTTGCAGAGTCAGTCCACCGCACAGCTCTTACGTGAGGAGGTCATCCTGGAGCGCCTTCGAACTTGGCAGGGTGACCCAGAGCCCACCGTGCGCTGGCTAGGCCTACTTGGCCTTGACCACCTTGCAATGAATCGTGGGAAG ATAAGGCATGTGAACACCTTGTTGCCAGTACTCCTAAGAGCACTGGGCGAAGGTGATGTGCGGCTCGTGGGGGCTGCACTTGGAGCACTGCGGAGACTACTGCTGCAGCCCGGAGCACCTGTGCGACTCCTCAGCTCTGAGCTGCGACCACGCCTCCCACCGCTACTGGATGAT GCTCGGGACTCGGTCCGTGCTTCAGCAGTGGGACTCCTTGGAACACTGGTGCGGCGGGGCCAGAGGGGACTCCGGTTGGGGCTTCGGGGACCCCTGCGGAAACTGGTGCTGCAGAGTCTGGTGCCGCTGTTGCTGCGCCTACATGACTCCAGTCAGGATGCTGCTGAG AGCTCAGAGTGGACACTAGCCCGCTGTGATCAGGCTCTTCGATGGGGCCTGCTGGAGGAGATGGTTACTGTGGCTCACTATGACAGCCCTGAGGCTCTAAGCCGCGTCTGCCACCGCCTG GTTCAGCGATATCCAAACCACGTTCAACATTTCCTGAGTCAGACCCAGGGCTACTTGAGGAGCCCACAGGATACCTTGCGCAGGGCAGCCACTGTGCTAATAG GTTTCCTGGTGTATCATACTAGGCCCAAAGGAGTCAGTCAGGACCTGTTGGACTCTCTATTCCAGG ACCTAGGACAGCTGCAGGGCGACCCGGAGTCTGCGGTTTCCTCGGCAGCGCACGTGTCTGCCCAGCAGGTGGCGCTGCTTGCTCGGGCGCAGGTCCAAACACACCGCCCCAACCTCTTCCGCTTCATACGCCACCATTCATACCCTACAAGGCCCCATCCACTCTATGACGATAGTCCATTCCTACGCCGGAGCCTTGTAGGCCGATGGAGCTGCCTTGAACCTCGTTGA